One segment of Ascochyta rabiei chromosome 7, complete sequence DNA contains the following:
- a CDS encoding Succinate--hydroxymethylglutarate CoA-transferase, with amino-acid sequence MNWSLKRLATAAAASGDASNLPLAGIKVLDMTRVLAGPYCTQILGDLGADVIKIEHPTRGDDTRAWGPPYAQYTNGETGPGESAYYLGVNRNKRSIGLSFQHPAGVEILHRLVKECDVLVENYLPGSLAKYAMDYDTVSRINPGIIYASITGYGQTGPYRNRAGYDVMVEAEMGLMHITGSRDGPPVKVGVAVTDLTTGLYTSNSVMAALLGRMRTGKGQHIDVALSDCQVATLANIASSCLISGKRDTGRWGTAHPSIVPYKAFKTLDGDVLLGGGNDRLYGVLCNKLGKPEWITDSRFATNAVRVQHRDTLEELIENETRQKSTREWLEILEGCGMPYAAINDVQDTLNHEHVLARDMVKEVEHPACGTIKMVNTPVKWSDSTPGIRMPPPTLGQHTDEILGETLGMSKDEVEGLRSEGVIA; translated from the exons ATGAACTGGTCATTGAAGCGGCTCGCAACAGCTGCAGCTGCCAGTGGAGATGCATCCAACCTACCACTGGCTGGTATCAAGGTGCTGGACATGACAAGAGTATTGGCTGGC CCATACTGCACACAAATACTTGGAGATCTTGG TGCAGATGTAATCAAGATCGAACACCCGACAAGAGGAGACGACACTCGAGCCTGGGGACCTCCCTACGCCCAGTATACCAACGGCGAGACCGGGCCAGGCGAAAGCGCATACTACCTAGGAGTAAATCGCAACAAACGCTCAATAGGTCTATCCTTCCAACATCCAGCCGGCGTTGAAATCCTCCATCGCCTTGTTAAAGAATGCGATGTGCTTGTCGAGAACTACCTCCCTGGGTCGCTCGCCAAGTATGCCATGGACTACGACACCGTCTCCAGGATCAACCCAGGGATCATCTACGCTTCCATCACCGGCTACGGCCAGACGGGACCGTACCGAAACCGGGCAGGCTACGACGTCATGGTCGAAGCAGAAATGGGGCTCATGCACATCACGGGCTCGCGCGACGGTCCCCCCGTCAAGGTCGGCGTAGCAGTCACAGATCTGACCACGGGGCTCTACACCTCCAACTCGGTCATGGCCGCGCTTCTCGGCCGCATGCGGACAGGAAAAGGCCAGCACATTGACGTCGCGCTGAGCGACTGTCAAGTCGCCACGCTCGCCAACATTGCTTCCTCGTGTCTGATCTCCGGCAAGAGAGATACAGGCCGCTGGGGGACAGCACACCCCTCCATAGTGCCGTACAAAGCCTTCAAGACGCTCGACGGCGATGTTCTCCTGGGCGGCGGGAACGACCGTCTGTACGGCGTCTTGTGCAACAAACTCGGCAAGCCCGAATGGATCACCGATTCTCGTTTCGCGACCAACGCCGTGCGCGTACAGCACCGCGACACGCTCGAGGAGCTGATTGAGAACGAGACGCGCCAGAAGAGTACGCGGGAGTGGCTGGAGATTCTAGAAGGGTGTGGCATGCCGTATGCGGCGATCAACGATGTGCAAGACACGCTGAACCACGAGCATGTTTTGGCTAGGGACATGGTCAAGGAGGTCGAGCATCCCGCGTGTGGGACTATCAAGATGGTCAACACGCCGGTGAAGTGGTCCGACTCGACGCCTGGGATCAGGATGCCGCCACCGACGTTAGGACAGCATACTGACGAGATACTTGGAGAAACGCTGGGCATGAGTAAGGATGAAGTGGAGGGGTTGAGGAGCGAGGGCGTCATTGCGTAG
- a CDS encoding Riboflavin synthase, with amino-acid sequence MFTGLVETIGTVAALEELDKTASGGGGTSLTISDCEDILGDAHLGDSISVNGTCLTVTEFDKKWFKVGCAPETLRRTNLGSLKQGSKVNLERAVSAATRMGGHFVQGHVDTIATIQSVTPDGNALTFRFKPRDSAVLRYIVEKGYVTIDGASLTVTKVEDGPEGWWEVMLIAYTQEKVIIASKKPGEDVNVEVDQVGKYVEKSVAGYFEDGSKGEFAILEKMVSKLVDERLKALGK; translated from the exons ATGTTTACCGGACTTGTTGAAACCATCGGCA CTGTCGCTGCCCTCGAGGAGCTTGATAAGACGGCGTCCGGAGGCGGCGGCACGTCATTGACTATTTCCGACTGCGAGGACATTTTGGGCGATGCGCACTTGGGCGACAGCATCAGCGTCAATG GAACGTGTCTGACCGTCACCGAGTTCGATAAGAAGTGGTTCAAGGTTGGATGCGCGCCTGAGACGCTCCGCCGCACGAATCTGGGCTCGCTGAAGCAGGGCTCCAAAGTCAACCTCGAGCGTGCTGTCTCTGCGGCCACGCGCATGGGCGGCCACTTCGTGCAGGGCCATGTCGACACCATTGCAACGATCCAGTCGGTCACGCCTGACGGCAACGCCCTCACGTTCCGCTTCAAGCCGCGCGACTCCGCTGTGCTGCGCTACATTGTTGAGAAGGGCTATGTCACAATAGATGGAGCGAGCTTGACCGTCACAAAAGTGGAGGACGGCCCTGAGGGGTGGTGGGAGGTCATGCTCATCGCCTATACGCAGGAGAAGGTCATCATAGCCAGCAAGAAGCCGGGCGAGGATGTCAACGTCGAGGTGGACCAGGTTGGGAAGTATGTGGAGAAGAGCGTGGCTGGATACTTCGAGGACGGTTCCAAGGGCGAGTTTGCTATATTGGAGAAGATGGTCTCGAAGCTCGTCGACGAGAGGCTGAAGGCTCTGGGTAAGTAA
- a CDS encoding transcription factor TFIIIB subunit brf1, whose product MPKLLIPYSPNSRRVNVNTTHPDLVGLADTSTYFNMPAAVARPKAPRLGSINPSKAAGTGYIYQSAETKRKAQPAPVRASKPERPKCCDDPNISDADEGGAICYNCGQVIEESHIVAEITFGETSGGAAIVEGGFIGENQRHANSMGGTMRGLGGMGSREQAEMNGRSEIQKLSHALKIRQAVEDQAIGWYKLASNHNFVQGRRIRNVAAVALYMASRRQPENTLMLMDLAEKVQVNVWQLGDTYKQFLRKLREEDPAQLVGNKAVQEIEPLMLKYCRKLEFDEASHKVADDACKLLKRMSRDWMVQGRQPAGLCGACIILAARMNNFRRSVREVVYVVKVADSTINQRLYEYKRTPSSALTVNQFREVGHRMKVKTLPPAIWRRAEREENKAKRKERGASQAEGITAEALEGMEAEAGPSTAPTRASKRQKTNDGASPDGPAQLQTPDPTQQTPQEVVDVDALNEGNEDGLVDAIGSAFADTNGDDPEDENFVMPKKRGRPPKKREPIPISEEDLEIENEIEKEIVKEVTEWETIFKGFADNDNHEVLKRTGLTAKELADTLTPNRNVSTLPDIGEDEFEDDPDVANCILNPAEVRLKERVWLTQNEDWLREQQAKLLAAELEAALDKPKKPKQKRKHHQMGDGSVLEGQPATSAADAAHKMLKKRAKGFSNHINYDRLKELFPGGKTDAASTPSGSGMGASPAPSQTAAPVSVQVQEEEEDDGGEEYAEEEQEEEEFDDPAQYMQDEEEGFGDDNYDDY is encoded by the coding sequence ATGCCTAAACTTTTGATTCCCTATTCCCCCAACTCTCGCCGAGTCAACGTCAACACGACACACCCCGACTTGGTGGGCTTGGCGGATACCTCGACATACTTCAACATGCCTGCCGCAGTCGCGCGGCCCAAGGCGCCACGTCTTGGCTCTATCAACCCTTCCAAGGCGGCCGGAACTGGGTACATCTATCAATCCGCGGAGACAAAACGGAAAGCGCAACCGGCACCAGTGCGAGCCTCGAAACCCGAGCGACCAAAATGCTGTGACGATCCGAACATCAGCGACGCTGATGAGGGAGGAGCCATCTGCTACAACTGCGGCCAGGTTATCGAGGAAAGCCACATCGTTGCCGAAATCACATTCGGTGAAACTTCTGGCGGAGCTGCAATAGTCGAGGGTGGCTTCATTGGCGAGAATCAGCGACATGCCAATTCCATGGGCGGGACTATGCGGGGACTCGGTGGGATGGGAAGCAGGGAGCAGGCGGAGATGAACGGAAGAAGCGAAATCCAGAAACTCTCACACGCCCTCAAGATTCGACAGGCAGTCGAGGACCAAGCTATTGGCTGGTACAAGCTCGCGTCCAACCACAACTTTGTCCAAGGTCGCCGCATTCGAAACGTGGCAGCTGTCGCACTGTACATGGCATCGCGAAGACAACCAGAGAACACGCTCATGCTCATGGACTTGGCTGAGAAGGTACAGGTCAACGTCTGGCAGCTGGGTGACACATACAAGCAGTTCCTGAGGAAGTTACGCGAAGAAGATCCTGCACAGCTCGTAGGCAACAAGGCAGTCCAGGAGATCGAGCCACTGATGCTGAAGTACTGCCGCAAGCTCGAGTTTGACGAGGCGTCGCACAAGGTCGCCGACGATGCCTGCAAGCTGTTGAAACGTATGAGCAGAGACTGGATGGTTCAGGGCCGCCAGCCTGCTGGACTCTGCGGTGCTTGCATCATCCTCGCTGCCCGCATGAACAACTTTCGCCGATCCGTCCGAGAAGTTGTCTATGTTGTCAAAGTTGCCGATTCCACTATCAATCAGCGTCTGTACGAATACAAGAGGACACCGAGTTCGGCCTTGACTGTCAATCAATTCCGCGAGGTTGGGCACAGGATGAAGGTCAAGACCCTGCCACCGGCCATCTGGAGACGAGCAGAGCGAGAAGAAAACAAAGCGAAGAGGAAGGAGAGGGGGGCTTCTCAAGCGGAGGGCATCACCGCGGAGGCGTTGGAGGGGATGGAGGCCGAAGCTGGCCCCAGCACTGCACCAACGAGGGCCAGTAAGAGGCAGAAGACCAACGACGGCGCATCGCCAGACGGCCCTGCCCAACTTCAGACCCCCGACCCAACGCAACAAACACCTCAGGAGGTAGTGGATGTTGACGCGTTGAATGAAGGGAATGAAGACGGACTTGTGGACGCGATCGGCAGTGCCTTTGCAGATACAAACGGAGACGATCCTGAGGACGAGAATTTTGTCATGCCCAAAAAGCGCGGTCGACCACCTAAGAAACGTGAGCCCATACCCATTTCTGAGGAAGACCTTGAAATCGAGAATGAAATTGAAAAAGAAATCGTGAAAGAGGTAACAGAGTGGGAAACCATCTTTAAAGGATTCGCCGACAACGACAACCACGAGGTTCTCAAACGCACCGGTCTCACCGCCAAAGAACTCGCCGACACCCTGACACCCAACCGCAACGTCAGCACCCTACCCGACATTGGCGAAGACGAATTCGAAGACGACCCAGACGTGGCAAACTGTATCCTCAATCCGGCCGAAGTCCGCCTCAAAGAGCGCGTCTGGCTCACGCAAAATGAAGACTGGCTCCGCGAACAGCAAGCCAAGCTGCTCGCAGCAGAGTTGGAGGCTGCGCTGGATAAACCCAAGAAACCAAAACAGAAGCGCAAGCATCACCAAATGGGCGATGGGAGCGTGCTAGAAGGACAACCTGCGACAAGTGCGGCTGACGCCGCGCACAAGATGCTGAAGAAGCGCGCCAAGGGGTTCAGTAACCACATCAACTACGATCGATTAAAGGAACTTTTTCCAGGTGGGAAGACAGATGCGGCAAGCACACCATCTGGTAGCGGGATGGGCGCGAGTCCTGCGCCAAGTCAGACCGCCGCGCCTGTGTCTGTTCAAGTgcaggaagaggaagaagatgaCGGGGGAGAGGAGTACGCGGAGGAAgagcaggaggaggaagaatTTGATGATCCTGCGCAGTATATGCAGGATGAAGAGGAAGGATTTGGCGATGACAACTACGATGATTACTAG